A single Anopheles funestus chromosome 2RL, idAnoFuneDA-416_04, whole genome shotgun sequence DNA region contains:
- the LOC125763887 gene encoding protein bark beetle isoform X4: MKSHSRARTVKQWKNRLKYRSSLKMIQVLTVLVLLAGVFIPGQCQVEEDVENFGDQFHHPDRDFEHVPAPTSKEIITNHIVPDHGDGEGVAGDAHYMDGEQDSDGTGARYTEIGGDVVLGEKVLRASESPYSMRTDLEVERRARLIIEAGVTIHFAPMVGITVRGSVVAMGNAENRITLTTMPNTGYKDVPSDPREAGARLVDGPSPLAGRLQLLNNGKWRSVCSNSKNWTIADYETTCRQLGYKGGRFWNWMDRISNFEPRLLYEEPRCLGTEGSLFDCTWNSKQVGSGVCDYHSDIGIQCLPLFDQVTPHWRGLKFENAESKETLSYNHVLYDSISLSQLRHVDIMRAGTGRGGSAEAAISVLGVPPVLEFVTIDYSSYTGINVTKHDAAFSFRNVTVRRSRGFGIFMNSSYGSAHLEGVTVSENGADGIRYVGHDLRADERTDRSKVFDFCTLTSTAWQIYPLQLSFEQSPFALSPKECARSFETAYGYVLTMHFVYFELTRNESAQISVYDGMSENDRLLAAWDVRNSTRPQSVTSTREKLFIKLRADARSAVLAHFRVTSGVTKAYDLNVTQGTVVDNGGRGIAVDNLRSQVHVHETTISNNRHAAGLHVTSGAGDVNVTYSKINYNQGDGINITYYGGNRNVSRSYIEANRGYGFAIWLNHTTTDRQEFLEFNQTTTIEYSTIARNLEIGVLHGNYCGDSWVNVTGNLFNDSTSDAVDIQSCWFETLDNKRTRLQIGHNNFEHSHRIGVVLNPILNLDGRIEYNHFTRGRYGALLTRNKPLEEFRPLPVRLLIQHNHFLNNEGIYVASLGLSPNTDSKTQWMLFTRNFVKGNRVKEAFGPLEDEGEGLGGEGRLNPRSRVAAPVVISSNNVDVFRNIISNQESRYEVGSQLSDQSKALNVTYNWLGNQDEEKIYDRLFHRKDRYDLAKIEYFPYLLHHSNPGTQTIAQYQKFVPFFHKEGSERIGGEVDGQEILPAGSYTVERDINVRPGGKLILNSGVILNFAPSVGMMVTGKLEARGRAPDDIMFTLKREAVMVNDTTEAIVDDQEFAMDIETESIVEKIPHDAPQTPKIPVRLVGGANDHEGRLQVYTEGVWGTVCDYGWTITNAALVCHQLGLALNPMDWRLQRSEVPGAGTTEDVLLSNVRCTEHDIDITKCRAERASQGDFENSCGHENDVGVRCYEGAWAGLRFGVLAERADLQYVTIEKAGLFDYVTNTFKPALQMDLARHNLDSVRVVENLQDGLGIIYSDIYAGSSVNNVKNSEFSANRGNGISIKQLGLKVQGSIIKDNRGSGINHDQVVSSLEQREITSWFNMVPDFNVDDSDYRPILVPESVTTNIDIDQWQIKHIITTPVRNDPVERRIIIQCQPGYVIGIQLLNPIENRSTENIWIHDSLTGSTESDIWQVKRDLSVFPLTTSSYGAILQYRSGTNALGGAVLVLRSIQAPIQNIYNRIVRGPVPTLQITSTKIQRNFRGITGTYYNRYLGESGELYLRKANESIKLVNCEISHNREEAVFIHSPFWDVHVSNISEITIHINNSMVRDNGRGIRQFSKDLRSSNNLFHYVLQDTTVESNSYGGLELSLPYVWQYNENFTHSVFLGNDTWARNRKFGILIDGHYAAINISSNIFTENVCAQGVIGFRGMEKKMRIDNNRITRNYGSYMIEFRSDSQSEILGEIPALLAFNQIESNEELKDTRSSMRNFIRGERNNANDPTCVIGFGGVQKVQIYRNVISNNQQDYDLIAGVKSARLRNYLDARENWWGSSDELHIRKRIFDFDDWNNHAEALYRPYLIEDVIDGSVSVSEGPSPPVDLDALGGRILEDLSIYRRELPYVIRSDITVMPDVTLSIFPGVVMEFAPNVGILVLGTLLARGTRDAEVIMKPIESASEGLHRVERSLENMVNYDSIRLCTNRNCSQGEGESERAKEGFLEYYNHTTLQWIPICDRRFTERNAQVVCRELGYDPLDVFFDHDRRIEFHTNSLTRIWSWVEPMECHGDELRLEECPERLNGQLYGRRHECQWDSEFVFISCNGEPERRNYWGGVRFANQDFESSMYEHRLHDTHTHSTAHPVESVMDFVRIHRAGMLHGEKSPAIQTIAKNPSISSVSIRDCAHHGVNLISPTNAIHLNHLQILRTLGQGINAISLTGEGRESDESSYSPLKDLDLPYNLFSLVDICDTNKEITLEERVLVYYKYDNNPVNCVKIFKSAYRVKPLGFRLLQSNLFNHSKEYGRRDMIQLMDGDIYNVSARIIGTVDADSDNQKRLFRTIEPALSVRLIASGAPARHGFIAEVVTLPISAIGFNRDAQHNISNSEIQGCVGGALQYTSVGEVSPILTLERNRILSNCRQLYGNFSSCESAIRVDVQNMQSLHFRNNLIQSNQGGLSIRADSRGSATSLRGWIHHNLFTRNRNRPAIYVDGRQSSPYQEVIIHNNYITQNDATFRDVVVLRQVVSNFTYNYVHRNKGLRIVQVSGFDRVRLPIYQTTTHNGFYDNVASDWEGRATIVAGTAGQHYVDNIFANPDNDYEIITVNRSMSSK; the protein is encoded by the exons ATGAAAAGTCACAGTCGTGCCCGGACTGtgaaacaatggaaaaatcGTCTAAAATATCGATCATCGCTGAAGATGATCCAGGTGCTTACAGTGTTGGTGCTACTAGCGGGCGTTTTCATACCGGGCCAGTGTCAAGTGGAAGAAGATGTTGAAAATTTCGGAGATCAGTTCCATCATCCGGATCGTGATTTCGAGCATGTACCTGCACCGACCAGTAAAGAAATCATCACCAACCACATCGTACCAGATCATGGAGATGGTGAAGGTGTTGCCGGTGATGCCCACTACATGGATGGTGAGCAGGATAGTGATGGAACCGGGGCACGATACACGGAGATTGGTGGAGACGTTGTGTTGGGTGAAAAAGTTCTCCGAGCGTCCGAAAGTCCTTACTCCATGCGTACTGATCTGGAGGTTGAACGTAGAGCGCGACTCATCATCGAGGCCGGCGTAACGATCCACTTTGCACCGATGGTTGGCATTACCGTGCGCGGTTCCGTAGTGGCAATG gGTAATGCTGAAAATAGAATTACACTCACCACGATGCCCAACACGGGCTATAAGGATGTTCCATCTGATCCACGTGAAGCCGGTGCAAGACTGGTGGATGGTCCAAGCCCACTCGCCGGACGTCTTCAACTGCTCAACAACGGCAAATGGCGTTCGGTGTGCTCCAACTCAAAGAA TTGGACCATCGCAGACTACGAGACAACCTGCAGGCAGTTGGGTTACAAGGGTGGTCGCTTCTGGAACTGGATGGATCGTATCTCGAACTTCGAACCAAGGTTGCTTTACGAAGAGCCACGATGTCTCGGTACCGAGGGTTCTCTGTTTGACTGTACCTGGAACTCGAAGCAGGTCGGTTCGGGTGTGTGCGACTACCATAGTGATATCGGCATCCAGTGTTTACCACTCTTCGACCAGGTAACGCCACACTGGCGTGGTCTAAAGTTCGAGAATGCGGAAAGCAAAGAGACCCTATCGTACAATCACGTGCTGTACGATTCCATATCACTGTCCCAGCTGCGGCACGTTGATATCATGCGTGCCGGTACGGGTCGTGGTGGATCGGCAGAAGCTGCCATCAGTGTGCTGGGTGTTCCACCAGTACTCGAGTTCGTAACGATCGACTACTCATCCTATACGGGAATTAATGTGACGAAACATGACGCTGCCTTCAGCTTCCGTAATGTGACGGTACGCCGTAGCCGTGGGTTCGGTATCTTCATGAACTCGAGCTACGGATCTGCCCATCTCGAGGGTGTTACGGTGAGCGAAAACGGAGCCGATGGTATTCGCTACGTAGGGCATGATTTGCGTGCAGACGAACGGACGGATCGTAGCAAAGTGTTTGATTTCTGTACGCTTACCTCAACGGCATGGCAGATCTATCCATTGCAGCTATCGTTCGAACAGTCGCCCTTTGCACTCTCGCCGAAGGAATGTGCCCGCTCGTTCGAAACGGCGTACGGATATGTTTTGACGATGCATTTCGTGTACTTCGAGCTGACGAGAAACGAATCGGCACAGATCTCCGTGTACGACGGGATGTCGGAGAATGATCGTTTGCTGGCCGCGTGGGATGTGCGGAACTCAACGCGTCCCCAGAGTGTGACCAGTACGAGGGAGAAATTGTTCATCAAACTTCGGGCTGATGCAAGATCAGCCGTACTGGCACACTTCCGTGTAACATCCGGTGTTACCAAGGCGTACGATTTAAACGTAACGCAGGGTACGGTCGTCGATAATGGAGGTCGTGGCATTGCGGTAGATAATTTAAGATCTCAGGTGCATGTGCACGAAACAACGATCAGCAACAATCGACATGCGGCCGGATTGCACGTTACAAGCGGTGCAGGTGATGTAAACGTCACCTATTCGAAAATCAACTACAACCAGGGTGATGGCATTAACATTACGTACTACGGTGGCAATAGGAACGTTTCCCGTAGCTACATTGAAGCGAATCGTGGTTACGGTTTTGCCATATGGCTCAATCACACAACAACCGATCGGCAGGAATTTTTGGAGTTCAACCAAACGACCACAATCGAATATTCGACAATCGCACGCAATCTGGAGATAGGAGTACTGCACGGAAACTACTGTGGTGACTCCTGGGTTAACGTAACCGGAAATTTGTTCAACGATAGCACGAGCGATGCGGTCGACATACAGTCGTGCTGGTTCGAAACTTTAGACAATAAACGAACGCGACTACAGATAGGACACAACAACTTTGAACATTCACATCGCATTGGAGTGGTACTTAACCCGATACTAAACCTTGATGGTAGGATAGAGTATAATCACTTTACTCGTGGCCGGTATGGTGCCCTGCTAACTCGCAATAAACCGTTGGAGGAATTCCGGCCATTGCCGGTACGGTTGCTCATACAGCATAATCACTTCCTAAACAATGAAGGTATCTATGTCGCATCGTTGGGCCTTTCGCCAAACACCGACAGTAAGACGCAGTGGATGTTGTTTACGCGTAACTTTGTCAAGGGAAACCGTGTGAAGGAAGCCTTTGGGCCGCTGGAAGATGAAGGAGAAGGACTTGGTGGTGAGGGTCGTTTGAATCCCCGATCGCGTGTTGCTGCACCAGTAGTAATATCTTCTAACAATGTAGACGTCTTCCGGAACATCATATCGAACCAGGAGTCACGTTACGAGGTTGGATCACAGCTGTCCGATCAGAGCAAGGCTTTAAATGTGACATATAACTGGTTGGGCAATCAGGACGAGGAAAAGATTTACGATCGACTATTCCATCGCAAGGATCGATATGATCTTGCCAAGATTGAGTACTTCCCGTACCTTCTACACCACTCAAACCCAGGCACACAGACAATCGCACAGTACCAGAAGTTTGTACCATTCTTCCATAAAGAGGGCAGTGAGCGTATTGGAGGAGAAGTCGATGGGCAGGAAATACTACCCGCAGGCAGCTATACAGTGGAGCGTGACATTAACGTACGTCctggtggaaaattgattcTAAACTCGGGAGTTATACTTAACTTTGCACCAAGCGTTGGTATGATGGTGACGGGCAAGTTGGAGGCAAGAGGACGCGCACCGGACGATATTATGTTCACACTAAAGCGAGAAGCCGTCATGGTGAACGATACAACGGAAGCGATCGTTGACGATCAAGAGTTTGCCATGGACATCGAGACGGAATCGATCGTGGAAAAGATTCCGCACGATGCACCACAAACGCCCAAGATTCCGGTGCGACTCGTCGGTGGGGCGAACGATCACGAAGGTCGTCTGCAGGTGTACACGGAAGGTGTATGGGGTACGGTATGTGACTACGGATGGACCATCACGAATGCGGCACTCGTGTGCCATCAACTTGGTTTGGCACTAAATCCGATGGATTGGCGTTTGCAGCGTTCCGAAGTTCCCGGCGCTGGTACGACTGAGGATGTGCTGCTGTCGAATGTTCGCTGCACTGAACACGATATAGACATTACCAAGTGTCGTGCGGAACGTGCCTCACAGGGTGACTTTGAGAACTCCTGCGGACATGAAAATGATGTTGGCGTACGGTGCTACGAAGGTGCCTGGGCTGGGCTTCGATTCGGTGTACTGGCTGAGCGTGCAGACCTACAGTACGTTACGATTGAGAAGGCAGGTCTGTTCGACTATGTGACCAACACCTTCAAGCCCGCATTGCAGATGGATCTTGCTCGTCACAATCTGGATAGTGTGCGTGTGGTAGAAAACCTGCAAGATGGATTGGGAATCATCTATTCCGACATCTACGCAGGATCTTCGGTAAACAATGTTAAGAATTCAGAGTTCTCAGCTAACCGTGGGAACGGTATCAGTATCAAGCAGCTCGGATTGAAGGTACAGGGCAGCATCATAAAAGATAACCGTGGATCGGGGATCAATCACGATCAGGTGGTTTCATCGCTGGAACAGCGCGAAATTACTAGCTGGTTCAATATGGTACCGGACTTTAATGTGGACGATTCGGATTACCGTCCGATATTGGTGCCGGAAAGCGTCACAACCAATATCGACATTGACCAGTGGCAGATTAAACACATCATCACCACACCGGTACGAAACGATCCGGTCGAGCGCAGGATCATCATTCAATGTCAACCAGGATATGTTATCGGGATACAGCTGCTGAATCCAATCGAGAATCGTTCGACGGAAAACATTTGGATACACGATTCGCTTACCGGAAGCACCGAATCAGACATCTGGCAGGTTAAGCGAGATCTCTCAGTATTCCCACTGACGACTAGTAGCTACGGCGCCATCTTGCAGTATCGCAGCGGAACGAATGCACTTGGTGGAGCGGTACTGGTGCTTCGATCCATACAAGCACCGATACAGAACATTTACAATCGCATAGTACGTGGTCCAGTACCAACGCTGCAGATCACGTCTACCAAGATTCAGCGAAACTTCCGCGGTATTACTGGCACGTACTACAACCGATACCTGGGCGAGTCTGGCGAACTGTACCTGCGGAAAGCGAATGAATCAATCAAACTGGTCAACTGCGAGATAAGCCACAATCGCGAAGAAGCCGTATTCATTCATTCACCGTTCTGGGATGTACATGTGAGTAACATCTCCGAGATCACGATacacatcaacaacagcatggTGCGAGACAATGGTCGTGGCATTAGACAATTCTCGAAGGATTTGCGATCGTCGAACAATCTGTTCCACTATGTGCTACAGGATACGACGGTGGAAAGCAACTCGTACGGTGGTTTGGAACTGAGCTTACCGTACGTCTGGCAGTACAATGAAAATTTCACACATTCAGTGTTTCTTGGTAATGACACGTGGGCAAGGAACCGCAAGTTTGGTATCTTGATCGATGGACACTACGCGGCCATTAACATCTCGTCGAATATCTTCACCGAGAATGTGTGTGCACAGGGTGTGATCGGATTCCGGGGCATGGAGAAAAAGATGCGGATCGATAACAATCGGATCACGCGGAACTACGGCAGCTATATGATTGAGTTCCGATCGGACAGTCAAAGTGAGATTCTTGGTGAGATACCGGCGTTGCTGGCATTCAACCAGATTGAAAGTAATGAAGAGCTAAAGGATACAAGATCCTCGATGAGGAATTTCATCCGTGGTGAGCGTAACAATGCGAACGATCCGACCTGTGTGATCGGGTTCGGTGGTGTGCAGAAGGTACAAATCTATCGGAATGTCATCTCCAACAATCAGCAGGATTATGATCTGATTGCGGGTGTGAAATCGGCACGATTGCGAAATTATCTGGATGCACGAGAAAACTGGTGGGGAAGTAGTGACGAACTACACATTCGTAAGCGCATCTTTGATTTTGACGATTGGAATAATCACGCAGAGGCGCTGTATAGACCATACTTGATCGAGGACGTGATCGATGGTAGTGTGTCGGTGAGCGAAGGACCAAGTCCACCGGTCGATTTGGATGCCCTCGGTGGACGTATCCTGGAGGATTTGTCGATCTACCGACGTGAGCTACCGTACGTCATACGGTCAGACATTACCGTCATGCCTGATGTGACGTTGAGCATCTTTCCCGGTGTGGTGATGGAGTTTGCACCGAACGTGGGTATACTGGTGCTTGGTACATTACTAGCGCGCGGTACACGAGATGCCGAAGTTATAATGAAACCCATCGAAAGTGCCTCCGAAGGATTGCATCGGGTGGAACGTTCGCTTGAGAATATGGTTAACTACGACTCGATCCGGCTCTGTACCAACCGGAACTGTTCGCAAGGTGAAGGAGAAAGTGAACGGGCGAAAGAAGGCTTTTTGGAATACTACAACCACACGACACTGCAATGGATACCGATCTGCGATCGACGGTTCACGGAGCGCAATGCTCAGGTTGTTTGCCGAGAGCTAGGGTATGACCCGTTGGATGTATTCTTCGATCACGATCGCCGGATCGAGTTCCATACGAACTCGCTGACAAGGATCTGGTCGTGGGTCGAACCAATGGAATGTCATGGCGACGAGTTACGGCTTGAGGAATGTCCAGAACGGTTGAACGGACAGCTTTACGGACGACGGCACGAATGTCAGTGGGATTCGGAGTTTGTGTTCATCAGCTGCAATGGAGAACCGGAGCGTCGCAACTACTGGGGTGGAGTACGCTTTGCTAATCAAGATTTTGAATCGAGTATGTACGAACATCGGTTGCACGACACCCATACACATTCTACGGCACATCCAGTGGAAAGCGTGATGGACTTTGTACGCATTCATCGTGCTGGAATGTTGCACGGTGAGAAGTCACCAGCAATTCAGACAATCGCCAAAAATCCCAGTATTAGTTCGGTGTCTATCAGAGATTGTGCCCATCATggtgtaaatttaatttcacctaCGAACGCTATACATCTGAATCATCTGCAGATCTTGCGCACTCTCGGGCAGGGTATAAACGCGATCTCGCTCACTGGAGAAGGACGAGAGAGCGATGAATCGAGCTACAGTCCGTTGAAAGATCTCGATTTGCCGTACAATCTGTTCTCACTGGTGGACATTTGCGACACCAACAAGGAGATCACACTAGAGGAGCGTGTACTGGTCTACTACAAGTATGACAATAATCCGGTAAATTGTGTTAAAATCTTCAAAAGCGCATATCGTGTGAAACCGCTCGGATTCCGGTTGCTGCAGTCGAACCTGTTTAACCACTCGAAGGAATACGGCCGGCGAGATATGATACAACTGATGGATGGTGATATTTACAACGTGTCAGCACGTATCATTGGAACGGTCGATGCAGATTCCGACAACCAGAAGCGACTGTTTCGCACGATCGAACCAGCGCTTAGCGTGCGGCTAATTGCAAGTGGAGCACCGGCACGGCACGGCTTCATCGCGGAAGTTGTGACATTACCGATTTCGGCGATTGGATTTA aTCGTGATGCCCAGCATAATATATCCAACTCGGAGATACAGGGATGCGTTGGTGGAGCATTACAGTATACATCCGTCGGCGAAGTATCGCCCATACTGACGCTAGAGAGAAACCGAATCTTGAGCAATTGTCGCCAGCTATATGGaaacttttcttcttgcgAATCAGCGATCCGAGTCGACGTACAGAATATGCAGTCTCTACATTTTAGG AACAATCTGATCCAGTCCAATCAGGGTGGTCTCTCCATTCGGGCAGATTCTCGCGGTTCGGCTACATCGTTGCGTGGCTGGATCCATCACAATCTCTTCACACGTAACCGTAACCGACCAGCGATCTACGTTGATGGACGTCAATCTTCACCATACCAGGAGGTGATCATACACAACAACTACATCACACAAAACGATGCCACCTTCCGGGATGTGGTCGTGCTGCGACAGGTCGTTTCAAACTTCACCTACAACTATGTGCACCGGAACAAGGGTCTACGGATAGTGCAGGTATCTGGATTCGATCGTGTGAGACTTCCCATCTATCAAACAACGACACACAACGGATTTTACGA caacGTTGCGTCGGATTGGGAAGGCCGAGCGACCATTGTCGCTGGAACAGCTGGGCAGCATTACGTGGATAACATTTTTGCAAATCCGGACAACGACTACGAAATCATAACCGTCAATCGATCGAT GAGTAGTAAGTAG